The Streptomyces sp. NBC_00224 genome contains the following window.
TCCGCGGGCACGGCGTCCGCCCCTTCGGCACCGAAGCCGGGGCCCGAGGCCGGGCCCGAGCCCGGTACCCGGTCCGCAACGGGCTTCGTACCGCCTGCCTAAATCAACTGGCCGGTCCGTCGGCCCCATCCGTCCAGGTCATCTGGCCGCGCCTGCCCGGCGCGCCCGGGCTGCCTACGGCGCCCAGGCCGATGGCGGGCTTTCGAGGGATTCGAGCTCGATTCCGGGAGCCGCGAGGACCACGTCGCCGGCGATGTGGACGACGTGCTGTTCACCCGTGTCCAGGGCGCTGACCTGGTACTCGTCCACGGTCAGGGGGCCGTTGTCAGTGGCGTGCGCTTCACTGTTCACCAAGGCCCAGGACTGGTCGAGGGTGCGGGGGGCGAGGACGGGGTCGGTGAAGGCGACGAGGCGCACGCGGGTCGCGGGGGAACCGGGAGTGAGGCGGAGCAGACGTGCCGTGGCGATGAGAAATGCCGGGGACATGCCGGTGAAGGCGTGGGCGGGGACGTTGCCTTCGGTGGCGTGAGTGCCGGTGGGGTCGGTGCGGACCCAGGTGACGCCGTCGAGGGCGGCGCCGCGCACCTGCCAGCCTCCGGCGTGGAGTTCGAGGCGGATGGGGCGGCCGAGGTCGTCCAGAGCAAGGTCGACGGAGCCGACGGGGTCGCCGGAGGGGGTGGTGATCTGGGAGACGTAGCGCCAGCCGGAGGGGCCGGGCGCGCAGTGGAAGTGTTCTTCGCCGAGGGGGGTGTGGTCGTGCGGATCGTGAAGCGAATACCGGCCGCGGGGCATGGGGTCTGGTGGTCCTCGGGGGCGTAGGGGTGGACCGTTGTACGGAGCGGGGTACGGGGCAGGCCCCCGGCACGGGGGTCCGGGGGCCTGCCTTGTACCGCCGCTCTCGGTACTACGTTCTCGGTACCGCGGCTGTTGAGTCCGTCAGTTGCGGAATCAGTAGCGGTAGTGGTCCGACTTGAACGGGCCCTCGACCTCGACGCCGATGTACGCGGCCTGCTCGGGGCGGAGCGTCGTGAGCTTCACGCCGAGCGAGTCGAGGTGGAGGCGGGCGACCTTCTCGTCGAGGTGCTTGGGCAGCACGTAGACGTCGGTCGGGTACTCCTCGGGCTTGGTGAACAGCTCGATCTGGGCCAGGGTCTGGTCCGCGAACGAGTTGGACATCACGAACGACGGGTGGCCGGTCGCGTTGCCCAGGTTCAGCAGGCGGCCCTCGGAGAGGACGATGAGGACCTTGCCGTCGGCGAACGTCCAGGTGTGGACCTGCGGCTTGACCTCGTCCTTGACGACACCGGGGATCTTGGCCAGGCCGGCCATGTCGATCTCGTTGTCGAAGTGGCCGATGTTTCCGACGATGGCCTGGTGCTTCATCTTGGCCATGTCCGCGGCCATGATGATGTCCTTGTTGCCCGTCGTGGTGACGAAGATGTCGGCCTTGTCGACCACCTCGTCGAGCGTGGTGACCTGGTAGCCGTCCATCGCCGCCTGCAGGGCGCAGATCGGGTCGATCTCAGTGATGATCACTCGGGCGCCCTGGCCGCGCAGGGACTCCGCGCAGCCCTTGCCCACGTCGCCGTAGCCGCAGACGACGGCGGTCTTGCCGCCGATGAGGACGTCGGTGGCGCGGTTGATGCCGTCGATCAGGGAGTGGCGGCAGCCGTACTTGTTGTCGAACTTGGACTTGGTGACCGCGTCGTTGACGTTGATCGCCGGGAAGAGGAGGGTGCCGTCGCGGTGCATCTCGTACAGACGGTGGACACCGGTCGTGGTCTCTTCAGTGACGCCGCGGATCTCGGACGCCAGCTGGGTCCACTTCTGCGGGCTCTCGGAGAGGGTGCGGTTCAGCAGGGTGAGGATGTAGCCGTACTCCTCGCTGTCCGCGGTGGACGGGTCCGGGGCCGCACCGGCCTTCTCGAACTCGACGCCCTTGTGGACCAGGAGCGTGGCGTCACCGCCGTCGTCCAGGATCATGTTCGGGCCGCCGGTCGGGGAGTTCGGCCACGTGAGGGCCTGCTCCGTGCACCACCAGTACTCCTCAAGGGTCTCGCCCTTCCAGGCGAAGACCGGGACGCCCTGGGGGTTCTCGGGGGTGCCGTTCGGGCCGACCGCGATGGCGGCGGCGGCGTGATCCTGGGTGGAGAAGATGTTGCAGGAGGCCCAGCGGACCTCGGCGCCGAGGGCGACGAGGGTCTCGATCAGGACGGCGGTCTGCACCGTCATGTGCAGGGAGCCGGTGACCCGGGCGCCGGCGAGCGGCTGGGTGGCGGCGTACTCCTTGCGGATCGACATCAGGCCGGGCATCTCGTGCTCGGCGAGGTTGATCTCCTTGCGCCCGAAGGCGGCGAGGGAGAGGTCGGCGACCTTGAAGTCCTGGCCGGCGTCGACAGTCGTCATGGCGAGCTGCTCCTCGTGGGTGGGTCGAGGGTGGGTACGGAAGGTCTGTGGGCGCGCCTGAGCATGGCGACGGCCACGCGGGCACCAATGGGGCCCGGGCGGACATCGCGATGTCCGGGTGGACACCGGAGTGTCCGTGGGCACCAAGCGGTGCCCGTCGTGCTCACAGCGCAGTCCGTCGGAGGCCCTCTCTCCCTCGGCCGGTGCGCGTGGCGTACCGACCGACCGCCATCAGCAGCGACGTCTGGCTCTGGTCACGAATCTACACCGATGGCCCAGCCGCCCCCAGCCCGTCCCGGATGGCGCGGTGGCGAAATTCAGGGTCGGGTGCCTTCTCAAAGAAGATCGAGGAGCGGCGGCGAGTGGCCATGAGCGTTGCGGGTGGGGAGGCGGCACCGGCCGCGCATACGGCGGTGGCCGTCGACCGCGTTCCGGTTGGGCGGCTCCGGTGGCAACCGTTGTCGCCGCCGGGACTCCGGGCCGTACCGGGGGCGCTTCCGGCGCGAGCAGTGTCGGCGATTCTCCTGATGAACGCCCCGGCGGCTCCAGGAGTTCCAGCCGATCCCACGCCCCCGAAGGTTCCGACGGCCCCGCAGGTTCCGGCGGCCGCGCCGGCTCCCGCGAAGTCCTCTCCGACTACCTCACCCTGGACACCGTGAAGGTCGCCTGGCAGCGGGCGAGAAGAGGATGGGGCAGTAGTAGACGTGTGGGCGGGGCGGGAAGTCCTCTCCCGCCCCGCCCACACACTCACACCCGCCTACCGGGGCCTCGGCCCCACACCTGCTTCGCAGGTGACAGTGCCGCGTACTCGGCGACCGTACTCAGTGACCGTTCTCAGTGACCCGTGCCGCCCGGCGTGGCCGCCGGGTCCGAGCCCGCTGCGGCTTCCGTCGCGCTGTAGATGTCCGGCTCCAGGTAGATCACCCGGGCGATCGGGACCGCCTCGCGGACGCGGGCCTCGGCCGCGTTGATGGCGTGGGCGACCTCTGCCGCGGTGTCGTCGTGCTGGACGGCGATCTTGGCCGCGACCAGCAGCTCTTCCGGGCCGAGGTGGAGCGTACGCATGTGGATGACGGAGGTGACTGTGTCGCCGTCGACGATCGCCGTACGGATCTTCTCCACCTCCTCCGTACCGGCAGCCTCGCCGAGCAGCAGCGACTTCGTCTCGACCGCCAGGATGAGGGCGATCAGGATCAGCAGCGCGCCGATGCACAGGGTGCCGACGCCGTCCCAGACGCCGTCGCCGGTGGCCAGCGCGAGACTCACGCCGCCGAGGGCGAGGACGAGTCCGATCAGGGCGCCCGCGTCCTCAAGGAGGACCACGGGGAGCTCGGGGGCCTTCGCCCGGCGCACGAACTGCGACCAGGAGAGCGAGCCCCGCGTCTCGTTCGACTCCTTGATGGCCGTACGGAAGGAGAAGCCCTCGGCGATGATCGCGAAGATCAGGACGCCGACGGGCCAGTACCAGGCCTCGATCTCGTGCGGGTGCTTGACCTTCTCGTAGCCCTCGTAGAGGGCGAACATGCCACCCACCGAGAACAGCACGATCGAGACCAGGAAGGCGTAGATGTAACGCTCCCGGCCGTAGCCGAAGGGATGTTGGGGCGTCGCCTCACGCTGTGCCTTCTTGCCGCCGAGCAGCAGCAGGCCCTGGTTGCCCGAGTCCGCCAGCGAGTGGACGCTCTCCGCGAGCATCGACGACGAACCGCTGAAGAGGAACGCCACGAACTTGGCTACCGCAATCG
Protein-coding sequences here:
- a CDS encoding cation diffusion facilitator family transporter, giving the protein MSASGGTKAIVAALGANLAIAVAKFVAFLFSGSSSMLAESVHSLADSGNQGLLLLGGKKAQREATPQHPFGYGRERYIYAFLVSIVLFSVGGMFALYEGYEKVKHPHEIEAWYWPVGVLIFAIIAEGFSFRTAIKESNETRGSLSWSQFVRRAKAPELPVVLLEDAGALIGLVLALGGVSLALATGDGVWDGVGTLCIGALLILIALILAVETKSLLLGEAAGTEEVEKIRTAIVDGDTVTSVIHMRTLHLGPEELLVAAKIAVQHDDTAAEVAHAINAAEARVREAVPIARVIYLEPDIYSATEAAAGSDPAATPGGTGH
- the ahcY gene encoding adenosylhomocysteinase produces the protein MTTVDAGQDFKVADLSLAAFGRKEINLAEHEMPGLMSIRKEYAATQPLAGARVTGSLHMTVQTAVLIETLVALGAEVRWASCNIFSTQDHAAAAIAVGPNGTPENPQGVPVFAWKGETLEEYWWCTEQALTWPNSPTGGPNMILDDGGDATLLVHKGVEFEKAGAAPDPSTADSEEYGYILTLLNRTLSESPQKWTQLASEIRGVTEETTTGVHRLYEMHRDGTLLFPAINVNDAVTKSKFDNKYGCRHSLIDGINRATDVLIGGKTAVVCGYGDVGKGCAESLRGQGARVIITEIDPICALQAAMDGYQVTTLDEVVDKADIFVTTTGNKDIIMAADMAKMKHQAIVGNIGHFDNEIDMAGLAKIPGVVKDEVKPQVHTWTFADGKVLIVLSEGRLLNLGNATGHPSFVMSNSFADQTLAQIELFTKPEEYPTDVYVLPKHLDEKVARLHLDSLGVKLTTLRPEQAAYIGVEVEGPFKSDHYRY